One window of the Pseudofrankia sp. DC12 genome contains the following:
- a CDS encoding VOC family protein produces MKLAQVMVLVDEYDPAIVFFTEVLGFELVEDSPATTSDGRPKRWVVVRPPGAETSVLLARADGPTQSAAVGNQAAGRVGFFLHVDDFEASYRRLRAADVTFLGEPRDEPYGRVVVFFDLAGNRWDMIQPA; encoded by the coding sequence GTGAAGCTCGCACAGGTGATGGTGCTCGTCGACGAGTACGACCCCGCGATCGTCTTCTTCACCGAGGTACTCGGTTTCGAGCTGGTCGAGGACTCGCCGGCGACGACGAGCGACGGGCGGCCGAAGCGGTGGGTGGTGGTCCGCCCACCGGGCGCCGAGACCTCGGTCCTGCTCGCTCGTGCCGACGGGCCGACGCAGTCGGCCGCCGTCGGTAACCAGGCCGCCGGGCGGGTCGGGTTCTTTCTGCACGTCGACGACTTCGAGGCGAGCTACCGACGCCTGCGCGCCGCGGACGTCACCTTCCTCGGCGAGCCGCGGGACGAGCCGTACGGCCGGGTCGTGGTGTTCTTCGACCTCGCCGGCAACCGCTGGGACATGATCCAACCCGCCTGA
- a CDS encoding PASTA domain-containing protein — protein MDSRGGASRALARPPARATPLPGSPLRASDPRELDGYQLLRRLGEGGMGTVYLGRSPSGRRVAVKIVRAELADDPEYRARFRREAEVARRVARYCTAEVLDAVDPPDGAPYLVTEFVDGPPLSQTVSRRGPLGSADVERVAVSVASALTVIHAAGLVHRDLKPSNVLLSQFGPRVIDFGVAWAADSVAVTRDLVVGTPAFMAPEQARGQRVTSAADIFSWGGLIIFAATGRRPFGGGAVPAVLYRIVNSDPDLDGLDEGLTDVVRAAMRRDPAERPTAAEIVGRLQALSTVRATSPVWVTPPGSEPVTGASGAVAPTGADGTGGEQDGAAPAAGVGGLDAASPHAADRAPAAGALPTTDGSSGSVGHGGPAASAVATSDAASSAGAAAGLGALSAGAPAADGSDAARAVEVADGAAPAGVGTPAGAQSGPVALSGAAQADAAPVADAGLTSTAEAGAGVAGTELVGAAAGGADTAADSSPGDGSGASAAGGVAAPESTAPDGSLELASGVREPAVAGDDEPTVGSGPVDVAGLNDDFTFGDLSVWSEEGTELTVGYLARLDAVDDGPDHSGDASFRDLDYADPASSLDDDSDGINRISQRTMTLRGDSPRGPGRTLETLNLASLDGSGRSGGYGSTWPPPRRQGPLAALARWFPRFAQDGRIPWTTLISAFSVIVALAAVGVAAAAALDSGGRSAHAALAAQLTIPDNLVGLTAKEAEARLHAAGFAHWRFELKPDLKPKGTILSVQPGEGIEIDPTDTVTLVVSAGMDSVKIPQVVGLADSAARSNLQDAGLTVVVRPISGPASVSAGHVAAIFPVAGTEVPPGSSVTILVVVPAGTKSLATVPYVIGLSTNDAQDALHRAGFTDVAIAYAAAPDAAGLVTAIDPPANTTTAKNATVTLTVSTGPGETAVPDVAGRTQADAEAALQTAGLVAAIKVDSGPSTITAGLVETVDPAPGSKVPVQATVTITVVSAQVAMPDTRGSQRAEAEQLLASYGLTAAVTQQSSSAAVGTVLSQTTTPGAMIARGSTVTLVVAKAAGPPPGGGSPTTGPPSPPASPTPTGTTSSPPPASAAG, from the coding sequence GTGGACTCACGCGGAGGCGCGTCGCGTGCGTTGGCGCGCCCGCCGGCGCGGGCGACGCCGCTGCCGGGCAGCCCGTTGCGCGCGTCGGATCCCCGCGAGCTCGACGGCTACCAGCTGCTGCGCCGCCTCGGCGAGGGTGGCATGGGCACCGTCTACCTGGGCCGATCCCCGTCCGGGCGACGCGTCGCCGTCAAGATCGTGCGTGCCGAGCTGGCCGACGACCCCGAGTACCGAGCGCGGTTCCGCCGCGAGGCCGAGGTCGCCCGCCGGGTCGCCCGCTACTGCACCGCCGAGGTGCTCGACGCCGTCGACCCCCCGGACGGCGCGCCCTACCTGGTGACCGAGTTCGTCGACGGGCCGCCGCTGTCCCAGACGGTGTCGCGGCGGGGGCCGCTCGGGTCGGCCGACGTGGAGCGCGTCGCCGTCAGCGTCGCCTCGGCGCTCACCGTGATCCACGCGGCCGGGCTGGTGCATCGCGACCTCAAGCCGTCGAACGTGCTGCTCTCGCAGTTCGGCCCGCGGGTGATCGACTTCGGCGTCGCGTGGGCCGCGGACAGCGTCGCGGTGACCCGGGACCTGGTCGTCGGAACCCCCGCGTTCATGGCCCCGGAACAGGCCCGCGGCCAGCGGGTGACCTCCGCCGCCGACATCTTCTCCTGGGGCGGGCTGATCATCTTCGCCGCGACCGGGCGGCGCCCGTTCGGCGGCGGCGCCGTGCCGGCCGTGCTGTACCGCATCGTCAACTCGGACCCGGACCTCGACGGGCTCGACGAGGGGCTGACCGATGTCGTGCGGGCCGCCATGCGACGGGACCCGGCCGAGCGGCCGACCGCGGCGGAGATCGTCGGCCGGCTCCAGGCGCTGAGCACGGTCCGGGCCACCTCGCCCGTCTGGGTCACCCCCCCAGGCAGTGAGCCGGTGACCGGCGCGAGCGGCGCGGTGGCACCGACGGGCGCCGACGGTACCGGCGGCGAGCAGGACGGCGCCGCGCCGGCCGCCGGCGTGGGCGGCCTCGACGCGGCCAGTCCCCACGCCGCGGACAGAGCCCCCGCCGCCGGGGCCTTGCCGACCACCGACGGGTCCAGCGGCAGCGTCGGGCACGGCGGTCCGGCGGCGAGTGCCGTGGCCACCAGTGACGCGGCGTCCAGCGCCGGGGCCGCCGCGGGCCTCGGCGCGCTGTCCGCCGGGGCGCCGGCGGCCGACGGCTCGGACGCGGCCCGCGCCGTCGAGGTGGCCGACGGGGCCGCGCCGGCCGGCGTGGGCACCCCGGCAGGCGCGCAGTCAGGTCCGGTGGCACTGAGCGGCGCAGCTCAGGCGGACGCGGCTCCGGTCGCGGACGCGGGGCTGACCAGCACGGCTGAAGCCGGCGCGGGTGTCGCCGGCACGGAGCTGGTCGGCGCGGCGGCGGGCGGCGCCGACACAGCCGCGGACAGCTCGCCGGGCGACGGGTCCGGCGCGAGCGCGGCCGGCGGGGTTGCCGCGCCCGAGTCCACAGCGCCTGACGGGTCCCTGGAACTGGCCAGCGGCGTGCGCGAGCCGGCCGTCGCCGGGGACGACGAGCCAACCGTCGGCAGCGGCCCGGTGGACGTCGCGGGCCTCAACGACGACTTCACGTTCGGTGACCTGAGCGTCTGGAGTGAAGAAGGCACCGAGCTCACGGTCGGCTACCTCGCCCGCCTCGACGCCGTCGACGACGGCCCTGACCACTCCGGGGACGCGAGCTTCCGCGATCTGGACTACGCCGACCCCGCCTCCAGCCTCGACGACGACTCCGACGGCATCAACCGGATCAGCCAGCGGACGATGACGTTGCGCGGCGACTCGCCCCGCGGCCCGGGACGGACCCTGGAGACCCTCAACCTGGCCAGCCTCGACGGCTCCGGTCGTTCAGGCGGCTACGGATCGACCTGGCCGCCGCCCCGCCGGCAGGGCCCACTGGCGGCGCTCGCCCGGTGGTTCCCCCGTTTCGCGCAGGACGGCCGAATCCCGTGGACCACCCTGATCAGCGCGTTCAGCGTGATCGTGGCACTGGCGGCCGTCGGTGTGGCAGCCGCGGCGGCGCTGGACAGTGGTGGCCGGTCCGCCCATGCCGCCCTGGCCGCCCAGCTGACGATCCCGGACAACCTCGTGGGCCTCACCGCCAAGGAGGCCGAGGCGCGGCTGCACGCGGCCGGCTTCGCGCACTGGCGGTTCGAGCTGAAGCCTGACCTCAAGCCGAAGGGCACCATCCTCAGCGTCCAGCCGGGCGAGGGTATCGAGATCGACCCGACCGACACCGTGACGCTGGTCGTCTCGGCCGGCATGGACTCCGTCAAGATCCCCCAGGTCGTGGGGCTCGCCGACAGCGCGGCCCGGTCCAACCTGCAGGACGCGGGCCTGACTGTCGTCGTACGCCCGATCAGCGGGCCGGCCAGCGTCAGCGCCGGTCATGTGGCCGCGATCTTCCCGGTCGCGGGCACCGAGGTTCCGCCGGGTTCCAGCGTCACGATCCTGGTGGTCGTACCGGCCGGCACGAAGTCGCTGGCCACCGTGCCGTACGTCATCGGGCTGTCGACGAACGACGCGCAGGACGCCCTGCACCGGGCCGGATTCACCGACGTCGCGATCGCCTACGCGGCCGCCCCGGATGCGGCCGGCCTGGTGACCGCCATCGATCCGCCCGCCAACACGACGACGGCCAAGAACGCGACGGTCACGCTGACGGTGTCCACCGGCCCGGGCGAGACCGCGGTTCCCGATGTCGCCGGCCGGACGCAGGCGGATGCCGAGGCCGCCCTGCAGACGGCCGGGCTGGTCGCCGCGATCAAGGTGGACTCCGGGCCGTCGACCATCACCGCCGGGCTGGTGGAGACCGTCGACCCCGCGCCCGGCTCGAAGGTGCCAGTGCAGGCCACGGTGACTATCACGGTGGTCAGCGCGCAGGTCGCGATGCCGGACACGAGGGGTAGCCAGCGCGCCGAGGCCGAACAGCTGCTCGCCTCCTACGGCCTGACCGCCGCCGTGACGCAGCAGTCGAGCAGCGCCGCGGTCGGGACCGTGCTGTCGCAGACGACCACTCCTGGCGCCATGATCGCGCGCGGGAGTACCGTCACGCTCGTGGTCGCCAAGGCCGCCGGCCCGCCGCCGGGCGGCGGCTCGCCTACGACGGGTCCGCCCTCCCCACCAGCCTCGCCCACCCCGACCGGGACCACATCGTCACCGCCGCCCGCCTCGGCGGCGGGCTGA
- a CDS encoding DUF3293 domain-containing protein, giving the protein MSKRPNPTRADLLALLGAQPETSVAAICRSYLSRRRELLASDPDHRRPEVARLDDAFTRLRAATDLESRLDDYPCAEVKIGVEDTTVVVRSAPAGTASGEFPFPGVERVHVLTAFNPRSRRLRPHENANRQRALAGRVATTGLPSWPAVGGGRQAQTSIAVAGLTRARARALGAEFEQDAVVEWTPTAWSVVPCDELVAPREFGWRSSRLTKPLPDPAAAARRAEAAAAADRAATDVRTATADGLPSTDEARPADEETGPVSDAHEILVADAVRALAAEEAETAAIARARELTAATPAAGTATDTTATTDTPMVTGGPAAETGTDGSGGPAAGGAPAPRKADPAAGGATPDPHDLPASHGGNGE; this is encoded by the coding sequence GTGTCCAAGCGCCCGAACCCCACCCGCGCTGACCTGCTGGCCCTGCTCGGGGCCCAGCCGGAGACCTCCGTCGCGGCCATCTGCCGTTCCTACCTCTCCCGACGCCGGGAGCTGCTGGCCTCCGACCCGGACCACCGCCGGCCCGAGGTGGCCCGGCTGGACGACGCCTTCACCCGGCTGCGCGCCGCCACCGATCTCGAGAGCCGCCTCGACGACTACCCGTGCGCCGAGGTCAAGATCGGCGTCGAGGACACCACCGTGGTGGTGCGCTCGGCGCCCGCCGGCACCGCCAGCGGGGAGTTCCCGTTCCCCGGCGTGGAGCGGGTGCACGTGCTCACCGCCTTCAACCCGCGGTCCCGCCGGCTGCGCCCGCACGAGAACGCCAACCGCCAGCGCGCGCTTGCGGGCCGCGTCGCCACGACCGGCCTGCCCTCGTGGCCCGCGGTCGGCGGCGGCCGCCAGGCGCAGACGAGCATCGCCGTCGCCGGCCTGACCAGGGCACGGGCGCGCGCGCTCGGCGCCGAGTTCGAGCAGGACGCCGTCGTCGAGTGGACCCCGACGGCGTGGTCGGTGGTGCCGTGCGACGAGCTCGTCGCACCGCGCGAGTTCGGCTGGCGTAGCTCGCGGCTCACCAAGCCGCTGCCGGACCCGGCGGCCGCCGCCCGGCGCGCCGAGGCCGCCGCCGCGGCGGACAGGGCCGCGACCGACGTGCGGACGGCGACGGCCGACGGCCTGCCGTCGACCGACGAGGCACGGCCCGCGGACGAGGAGACCGGTCCGGTCAGCGACGCGCACGAGATCCTCGTGGCGGACGCGGTCCGGGCGCTGGCTGCCGAAGAGGCGGAGACCGCGGCGATCGCCCGGGCGCGAGAGCTCACCGCCGCGACGCCGGCGGCGGGCACCGCCACCGACACGACCGCCACCACCGACACCCCCATGGTCACCGGTGGCCCGGCCGCCGAGACCGGGACGGACGGCTCGGGTGGTCCGGCTGCCGGCGGCGCGCCGGCGCCGCGCAAGGCCGACCCGGCGGCCGGGGGCGCCACGCCAGACCCACACGACCTTCCCGCCTCCCACGGCGGTAACGGTGAGTGA